In the Clostridium cellulovorans 743B genome, AATAGCTCATCTGATTCCATTTAGAGGATTTCATCTATTCACAGGAGAACCAATAAAAGGTGTAGCTGGCTTCCTAATGATTGACGGAATTGATGCGCTACATAAGCTTGTCAAAGAAAATGGATGGAATCAAATTTCAGATATTGTACCATAACCATGGGGATCTAGAGAATGTAGTATTACGACTATTGATGGATGCATATTGCGCTTTTTTGAGGAAATTCATAAATAACCTTTAAATTAGAATATGCAGTTGAATTGTTTCATTTTCTTCTTAAAAATATTAAGGACTACTTATACAGTAAGTCCTTTTTTATTGAAACTATAATTTATCAACCAACGTATTCCAAGTCAATTCTAAAACCCCCGTCATATTTGATGGTTCATTTGAAACGTAAGTAACTACTGCATTTTTCTCTGGTAGCATTACTACATATTGTCCAAACAATCCATCCATTCGATAAGAGTTTGGATATGAATTCATCCAAATTTGATATCCATAACCTTGTTTATGGTCAGCAGTTATATAATAGTCATTTAAATGAGCTGTATCTATTTGAACTTTTGTAGCTTTTGCAATATAAGCTTCTGGTATAATCTGTTTTTCATTCCATCTACCTTTATTAAGTAGCAATTGACCAGCTTTTGATAAATCTAGAGCTGTTAAATATAATCCATTACATCCGAATGATATATCATTTATATCAGCTTCCCAATATGGCTCGGCTATTTCTAATGGTCTAAAAATACGAGGCATTAGATATTCTTTCAAATTATATCCTGTTGTAACAGTAATAAGCTTTGAAAGCATATAAGTTGCACCATTATTATATACAAAATGCTTACCTGCTTCATAGACCACAGGTTCCTCAAAAAAGAGCTTACTGATGTTATCAAAAGGCCCATTATTTTTTATTACCTCGTCCATTGGACATCTTGCATGTCCAGTTCCCATGCAAAGCAAATCATGAATTGTCATTTTACTTAAATTATCATTTCCTTCTATAGCACCCTCAATATCACTTGCAAAATGCTCTACTACTTTATCTCCTAAACTAAAATATCCCTCACTCTCTGCAATTCCAATTGCCATAGAGGTGAATGTCTTACTTACAGACCACAAAAGTGTTGGCTTTGGTGTTTTGAAGTGATGCTCAGCAATTATATCTCCATCTTTTCTTACAACTACGCTTAGAACATGAAGGTTCTGTCTTTTTACTGATTCTATTAAATCTTGTAATATATTATCATCCATTTTATATCTTCCTTGTGCAAATAATTATTCACCTTTAACAACTATTATTATACAACATCTGGTAATTCAGTTTCAATATTTCTAATATACTCAGATTTATACCCTAAAATTGACACCACCATAGTAGTTATTCCCATAAAAATGAACATTAGCCCAATCTCTCTCCCTTTTCCAATCCCGATTATGCTACCTATACTTTCTCTAACAATACTGGTTTTTAGGAGTGGTCCAAATACATACTCTACTAACGGGCCAGAAGTAATGTATGCCAATGGAATTGCTATCTGTGAAACCATTCTTCTAATTGAAAACACTCTACCTTGAAGGTCTAAATGAACTTTTGATTGCCAAATGGCATTGCTACAACTTTGCTGTATAGGAACAAAAAAGAAGATTAAAAAAGCAGAAATAGTTACGAGAGGAATTGATGGTTTTAGTCCAGCAGTAACCAAACATATTCCTATGATGAAGATAATAGACATTATACCTAATATCTTATGTTCTGGTCCTCCCCACAAAATTACTATACCACTCCCTACAATCATCCCGAATCCAGCTATAGATAAAACTGCTCCTAATACAGCTGGAGTTGTGAATGATAAAGCAAGAGGTGTAGCTAATATAGTGACAGTAGTAACAAAATAATTAATTATTGAAAAGAAAAACAAAAGCATAACCAACCCTGGGCGTTCTTTTATATAATTCCACCCCACTGAAGCATCCATTAAAAAAGTTTTATCTTTCTTTTTTAAAGAATCTTTCTTTTCTAAAAGAGGAACTTCAGCCACTAAACATGAA is a window encoding:
- a CDS encoding serine hydrolase domain-containing protein; the protein is MDDNILQDLIESVKRQNLHVLSVVVRKDGDIIAEHHFKTPKPTLLWSVSKTFTSMAIGIAESEGYFSLGDKVVEHFASDIEGAIEGNDNLSKMTIHDLLCMGTGHARCPMDEVIKNNGPFDNISKLFFEEPVVYEAGKHFVYNNGATYMLSKLITVTTGYNLKEYLMPRIFRPLEIAEPYWEADINDISFGCNGLYLTALDLSKAGQLLLNKGRWNEKQIIPEAYIAKATKVQIDTAHLNDYYITADHKQGYGYQIWMNSYPNSYRMDGLFGQYVVMLPEKNAVVTYVSNEPSNMTGVLELTWNTLVDKL
- a CDS encoding MFS transporter yields the protein MKIARYKDMSAFVSIWIGQVVSIIGTGLTGFVLGLQVYQKTGSVTQYTLIAMFTVLPGIVISPFSGVLVDRYDRKKVMIFSNLIASISIFFIVVMFYMGDFKVSIIYLSMAICSVCSAFQVAAYTASISLLVPKKHLVRANGMVQIGDGVSKLIAPLLAGFLSAKVDIWAVIIIDFITFLIAILSCLVAEVPLLEKKDSLKKKDKTFLMDASVGWNYIKERPGLVMLLFFFSIINYFVTTVTILATPLALSFTTPAVLGAVLSIAGFGMIVGSGIVILWGGPEHKILGIMSIIFIIGICLVTAGLKPSIPLVTISAFLIFFFVPIQQSCSNAIWQSKVHLDLQGRVFSIRRMVSQIAIPLAYITSGPLVEYVFGPLLKTSIVRESIGSIIGIGKGREIGLMFIFMGITTMVVSILGYKSEYIRNIETELPDVV